One genomic segment of Candidatus Epulonipiscium sp. includes these proteins:
- the mnmA gene encoding tRNA 2-thiouridine(34) synthase MnmA has translation MTKKKVVVGMSGGVDSSVAAYILKEQGYDVIGMTMQIWQDELRDEVGDNGGCCGLSAVDDARRVCQKLNIPHYVVNFKSDFKDKVIDYFIDEYSKGKTPNPCIACNRYIKWESMLSKALQLGADYIATGHYAKVVHLPKRDRYALKVSTDTGKDQTYALYNLTQEQLRHTLMPLGNYNKSEIRKIAQDIGLGVATKPDSQEICFIPDNNYGAYIEENYKKPIAPGNFIDIKGNILGKHRGIIYYTVGQRKGLGVSFGKPMFVIGIRPESNEVILGEHEEVFSKILYAHKINFFPMEKIEGSIKTMAKIRYSHRAATCTIEMQDDNTLKCTFDESQRAITPGQAVVFYDDDIVIGGGTILCGKNEYIQIK, from the coding sequence ATGACGAAGAAAAAGGTTGTTGTTGGGATGTCCGGTGGAGTTGATAGCTCTGTAGCGGCATATATTTTAAAAGAACAAGGTTATGATGTAATCGGTATGACAATGCAGATTTGGCAGGATGAATTAAGGGATGAAGTAGGAGATAACGGTGGATGCTGCGGATTATCCGCCGTTGATGATGCAAGAAGAGTGTGTCAAAAACTAAACATTCCCCATTATGTAGTAAACTTTAAAAGTGATTTTAAGGACAAAGTAATAGATTACTTTATAGATGAATATTCCAAAGGGAAAACTCCCAACCCGTGTATTGCATGCAATCGCTACATTAAATGGGAATCAATGTTATCTAAGGCTCTTCAATTGGGGGCAGATTATATTGCTACAGGGCACTATGCAAAAGTTGTGCATTTACCTAAGAGGGATAGATATGCCCTTAAGGTATCTACGGATACAGGTAAAGATCAAACCTACGCCCTATATAATCTTACTCAGGAACAATTAAGACATACATTAATGCCCCTAGGGAATTATAATAAATCTGAAATTCGCAAAATAGCCCAAGATATAGGATTAGGTGTTGCGACCAAACCAGATAGTCAAGAAATATGTTTTATTCCCGATAATAATTATGGGGCATATATCGAAGAAAATTATAAAAAGCCTATTGCCCCTGGAAATTTTATAGACATTAAGGGCAATATTTTAGGAAAACATAGGGGTATAATATATTATACCGTGGGACAAAGAAAGGGCCTTGGTGTTTCTTTCGGGAAACCAATGTTCGTTATAGGTATAAGACCTGAAAGCAATGAAGTGATATTAGGAGAGCATGAAGAAGTATTTAGTAAAATCTTATATGCACATAAGATTAATTTTTTTCCTATGGAAAAAATTGAGGGTTCTATAAAAACCATGGCAAAAATTCGTTATAGCCATAGGGCTGCCACCTGTACCATAGAGATGCAGGATGATAATACGCTAAAATGTACCTTTGATGAATCCCAAAGAGCAATTACCCCTGGACAGGCTGTAGTATTTTATGATGATGATATAGTAATAGGCGGAGGTACCATTTTATGTGGGAAAAATGAATACATACAAATAAAGTAA
- a CDS encoding Na/Pi cotransporter family protein, which produces MGDYTKILFAFIGGLGLFIYGMQIMGDGLQKSAGNKMKKLLEVLTSNRLMGVLVGAGVTAIIQSSSATTVMIVGFVNAGLMNLAQAVGVIMGANIGTTVTGWIVSSAEWATFFNPSELAPIAIAVGVAMVMFAKKKNIKQIGEIIAGFGILFLGLEMMSTAVKPLRDLPAFGRLFISLGHNPILGVLAGFAVTAIIQSSSASVGILQTLAAASLVPWNAAIYIIMGQNIGTCVTAMFSSIGATRTAKRAAYIHLLFNILGTLIFSIVSVIYLYFINPEFGLGLINMTEVSIVHTIFNISNTIMLFPFAGTLVYLSSKFVRGEDEEDESGLHHLDERILETPSFAVENAIKEVIRMANLSKENTRVAMEALLERDDKKVEQVLKREKNINKLNRAITPYLVKISNSPLNEKQNTIVTGLFHTVNDIERVGDHAENIAELAQFAIDEKVQLSESAILELKTMSEKCIECYETAIIARQQDSPELAKAVEPQEEMVDKMEKELRTRHIERLSQNACDSTSGIVFLDVISNLERISDHASNISLTILDEHGIVSSTSNKKKNL; this is translated from the coding sequence ATGGGAGATTATACTAAGATTTTATTTGCTTTTATTGGTGGCTTAGGTTTGTTTATTTATGGTATGCAGATTATGGGGGATGGACTTCAAAAATCTGCAGGTAATAAAATGAAAAAATTATTAGAGGTACTTACTAGCAATCGACTAATGGGTGTATTGGTTGGAGCCGGGGTTACAGCTATTATTCAAAGCAGCTCAGCAACTACAGTTATGATAGTAGGGTTTGTTAATGCAGGGCTGATGAATCTAGCCCAGGCGGTAGGAGTTATCATGGGTGCTAATATAGGGACAACTGTTACAGGATGGATTGTTTCTAGTGCAGAATGGGCAACATTTTTTAACCCATCCGAATTAGCTCCTATTGCAATTGCAGTAGGGGTTGCCATGGTTATGTTTGCAAAGAAAAAGAATATAAAACAAATCGGTGAAATTATTGCAGGATTCGGTATTTTATTTTTGGGATTAGAAATGATGTCAACAGCTGTAAAACCACTTAGGGATCTTCCTGCCTTTGGGAGGTTATTTATAAGTTTAGGTCATAATCCTATCTTAGGGGTTTTGGCAGGTTTTGCAGTTACAGCGATTATCCAAAGTAGCTCGGCTTCAGTAGGTATTTTGCAAACCTTAGCAGCAGCCTCTCTAGTGCCATGGAATGCAGCAATTTACATTATAATGGGACAAAATATAGGAACTTGTGTTACGGCTATGTTTTCCAGTATTGGCGCAACCAGAACTGCCAAACGGGCAGCCTACATACATCTTTTGTTCAATATACTAGGAACGCTGATATTTTCGATAGTAAGTGTGATTTATCTTTATTTTATTAATCCAGAGTTTGGATTAGGATTAATTAATATGACAGAAGTTAGTATAGTACATACTATTTTTAATATCTCAAATACTATTATGCTTTTCCCTTTTGCAGGTACGCTGGTATACTTATCGAGTAAATTTGTTAGAGGTGAAGATGAAGAGGATGAAAGTGGTCTTCATCATTTAGATGAGCGTATATTGGAAACACCTAGTTTTGCAGTAGAAAATGCTATTAAGGAAGTAATAAGGATGGCTAATCTATCAAAGGAAAATACAAGAGTAGCCATGGAAGCCCTATTAGAAAGAGATGACAAAAAAGTAGAGCAGGTATTAAAAAGAGAAAAAAATATAAACAAGCTAAATAGAGCGATAACCCCATATCTAGTTAAAATATCTAATTCACCCCTTAATGAAAAACAAAATACTATAGTTACAGGATTATTTCATACTGTAAATGATATAGAAAGAGTAGGAGACCATGCTGAAAACATTGCAGAATTAGCACAGTTTGCTATAGATGAAAAGGTGCAGCTTTCGGAATCCGCTATTTTAGAATTAAAAACAATGTCAGAAAAATGCATCGAATGTTATGAAACTGCAATAATAGCAAGGCAGCAAGATAGCCCTGAGCTTGCAAAAGCTGTCGAACCTCAGGAAGAAATGGTAGATAAGATGGAAAAAGAACTTAGGACAAGACATATAGAAAGACTTTCACAAAATGCTTGTGATTCTACATCTGGGATTGTATTTTTAGATGTAATAAGCAATCTAGAAAGAATATCCGACCATGCTTCTAATATTTCATTAACCATTTTAGACGAGCATGGTATAGTAAGTAGTACATCAAATAAGAAGAAAAATTTATGA
- a CDS encoding sugar-binding transcriptional regulator, translated as MKDLSIVLRKIIPEGILDLERRYGILKAIMYSEPIGRRVLSANLNISERIIRSEIDFLKHNGFIRVTSLGMEITSEGYTIVRDLKKLIYEIRGLNEIENRIAKLLDINKVVIVPGNSDQNETIKKDIGKAAASIFESIIKPRNIIAVTGGTTVAQMIKEIQTFNNNYKDIVVLPARGSIGKRVEYQSNTLASLLAQKLGAEYKLLNIPDHLSKKSLDSISKEPEIQDTLQRISHTDILIFGIGNAVKMAKRRGLQEPIIDFLKRKKAVAEAFGYYFNSSGEIVYNSRSVGIKLEEIKRIPYMIAVAGGTSKAEAIMATGHLIKNGCIVIDEGVADEIIRCKK; from the coding sequence ATGAAAGATTTATCCATAGTACTAAGAAAGATTATTCCTGAAGGTATTTTAGATTTAGAAAGAAGATATGGAATTTTAAAAGCTATAATGTATTCCGAACCCATAGGAAGAAGGGTTCTATCAGCCAATCTTAATATCTCTGAAAGAATCATCAGATCTGAAATTGACTTTCTAAAACATAATGGTTTTATAAGAGTTACTTCTTTAGGAATGGAAATTACCTCAGAAGGATACACTATTGTTCGGGACTTAAAAAAGTTGATTTATGAGATAAGAGGTTTAAATGAAATTGAAAATCGGATTGCCAAGCTTTTAGATATTAACAAAGTTGTTATTGTACCAGGCAACTCCGATCAAAATGAAACAATCAAGAAGGACATTGGTAAGGCAGCTGCCTCGATTTTTGAAAGCATCATTAAACCAAGAAACATTATAGCAGTTACTGGCGGAACTACTGTAGCTCAGATGATTAAGGAGATTCAAACTTTTAATAATAATTATAAAGATATTGTTGTTCTTCCTGCTAGGGGGAGCATAGGAAAAAGAGTTGAATATCAATCAAATACCTTAGCTTCGCTATTGGCACAGAAGTTAGGGGCAGAATATAAATTACTTAATATACCTGATCATCTAAGTAAAAAGTCTTTGGATAGCATCAGTAAAGAGCCAGAAATTCAAGATACCCTCCAAAGGATTTCTCACACTGATATTCTAATTTTTGGTATTGGTAACGCAGTCAAAATGGCAAAGCGAAGAGGACTCCAAGAACCAATTATAGATTTTCTAAAAAGAAAAAAAGCCGTTGCAGAGGCTTTTGGATATTATTTTAATTCATCAGGAGAAATTGTATATAATTCTCGTTCAGTGGGTATAAAATTAGAAGAGATTAAAAGAATTCCTTATATGATTGCTGTTGCAGGGGGAACTTCAAAAGCAGAAGCTATTATGGCTACAGGGCATCTTATTAAAAATGGATGTATCGTAATAGATGAGGGTGTCGCAGATGAAATTATTAGATGCAAAAAATAA
- the gap gene encoding type I glyceraldehyde-3-phosphate dehydrogenase: MAKVAINGFGRIGRNAFKVAIERGMDIVAINDLTDPKTLAHLLKYDSCFGKFEGTVEVKEGALVVNGKEVKVTAERNPENLPWKELGVDIVIESTGIFRSKDQAQLHINAGAKKVIISAPGKGTKSIVMGVNEGDYNPSEDNIVDNASCTTNCLAPFAKVLNDNFEVKRGIMTTVHSYTNDQRILDLPHEDLRRARAAAESIIPTTTGAAEAVAKVIPSLKGKLTGMAMRVPTPTVSVVDLTVELGKDVTVEEVNAALKAAADEKVLGYTDEPLVSIDFKKDSRSSIVDGLSTMVMGGNMVKVVSWYDNEWGYSNRIVDLTQYIAERL; the protein is encoded by the coding sequence ATGGCAAAAGTTGCAATTAACGGTTTTGGACGTATTGGACGTAACGCATTTAAGGTAGCAATCGAAAGAGGAATGGATATAGTTGCAATCAATGATTTAACTGATCCAAAAACATTAGCACACTTATTAAAATACGATTCTTGTTTTGGTAAATTTGAAGGTACAGTTGAAGTTAAAGAAGGCGCTTTAGTTGTAAATGGAAAAGAAGTCAAAGTAACAGCTGAAAGAAATCCAGAAAATCTTCCTTGGAAAGAACTTGGAGTAGATATAGTAATCGAATCTACAGGTATTTTCAGAAGTAAAGACCAAGCGCAATTACATATCAATGCAGGTGCAAAAAAGGTTATTATTTCTGCTCCTGGTAAAGGAACCAAATCCATCGTTATGGGTGTTAACGAAGGAGATTATAACCCATCTGAAGATAATATTGTTGATAATGCTTCCTGCACAACAAATTGTTTAGCACCATTTGCAAAAGTTCTTAATGATAATTTCGAAGTAAAAAGAGGAATTATGACAACTGTTCACTCTTACACAAATGACCAAAGAATATTAGATTTACCTCATGAAGATTTAAGAAGAGCTCGTGCTGCTGCTGAGTCAATCATCCCTACAACAACAGGAGCTGCTGAAGCAGTTGCAAAGGTTATTCCATCTCTCAAAGGAAAATTAACAGGTATGGCTATGCGTGTACCTACTCCTACAGTATCTGTTGTTGACTTAACTGTGGAATTAGGAAAAGATGTAACTGTAGAAGAAGTTAATGCTGCTCTTAAGGCTGCTGCTGATGAAAAGGTATTAGGATACACCGATGAACCATTAGTATCTATCGATTTCAAAAAAGATTCTCGTTCTTCTATCGTTGACGGATTATCCACAATGGTAATGGGTGGAAATATGGTTAAAGTTGTTTCTTGGTACGATAATGAATGGGGATACTCCAATAGAATTGTTGACCTTACACAATATATTGCAGAACGTTTATAA
- a CDS encoding phosphoglycerate kinase — MLNKKSVDDIQVKGKRVLVRCDFNVPLKDGEITDENRLVAALPTIKKLVNDGAKVILCSHLGKPKGEAKPELSLAPVGQRLSELLNKNVVFAKDDNVVGDNAKRIVASMKDGDIVLLENTRYRKEETKNGDDFSKELASLADVFINDAFGTAHRAHCSNVGVTNFIEGDCAVGYLMQKEIEFLGNAVDNPVRPFVAILGGAKVSDKINVINNLLDKVDTLIIGGGMAYTFLKAMGNEVGMSLLEADKVEYAKEMIEKAKVKGVNFLLPVDHVVAQEFKNDTEFKIVPRGGIDPDWEGLDIGPETRKAYADAVKDAKTVVWNGPMGVFEFENFAKGTMAVAEALAATDATTIIGGGDSAAAVNQLGFGDKMSHISTGGGASLEFLEGKELPGVAAANNK, encoded by the coding sequence ATGTTAAACAAAAAATCAGTAGATGATATACAAGTTAAAGGAAAAAGGGTATTGGTTAGATGTGATTTTAATGTGCCTCTAAAAGATGGGGAAATCACCGATGAAAATAGATTGGTTGCGGCACTTCCAACCATTAAAAAATTAGTGAATGACGGTGCCAAAGTGATTCTTTGCTCACACCTTGGAAAGCCAAAGGGAGAAGCTAAACCAGAATTATCCTTAGCACCGGTGGGACAAAGATTAAGTGAGTTATTAAACAAAAATGTAGTGTTTGCAAAGGATGATAATGTTGTTGGTGATAATGCAAAAAGAATAGTAGCTTCTATGAAAGATGGGGATATTGTTCTTCTCGAAAACACTAGATACCGCAAGGAGGAAACTAAGAATGGTGATGATTTTAGCAAGGAATTAGCTTCCCTTGCAGATGTATTTATAAACGATGCATTTGGAACTGCTCACAGGGCACACTGCTCTAATGTAGGCGTTACTAACTTTATTGAAGGAGATTGTGCTGTTGGATATCTAATGCAAAAAGAAATTGAATTCTTAGGAAATGCAGTCGATAACCCAGTAAGACCTTTTGTGGCTATCCTTGGTGGAGCAAAAGTATCTGATAAAATTAATGTAATCAATAATCTTCTTGATAAGGTAGATACTTTGATTATCGGTGGAGGAATGGCCTATACCTTCTTAAAAGCAATGGGAAATGAAGTTGGTATGTCTTTACTAGAAGCTGACAAAGTAGAATATGCTAAAGAAATGATTGAAAAGGCTAAGGTAAAAGGGGTAAACTTCTTACTTCCTGTTGACCATGTGGTAGCCCAAGAATTTAAAAATGATACAGAATTTAAGATAGTTCCAAGGGGTGGAATTGACCCTGATTGGGAAGGCTTAGATATAGGACCAGAAACTAGAAAAGCCTATGCAGATGCAGTAAAAGATGCTAAAACAGTTGTATGGAATGGACCTATGGGTGTGTTTGAATTTGAAAACTTTGCCAAAGGAACCATGGCAGTAGCTGAGGCATTAGCAGCAACAGATGCAACAACCATTATTGGTGGCGGAGATTCGGCTGCAGCTGTGAACCAATTAGGCTTTGGAGATAAAATGTCCCATATTTCAACTGGTGGAGGAGCATCCCTAGAATTCCTAGAAGGTAAAGAATTACCTGGAGTAGCAGCGGCAAATAATAAATAA
- a CDS encoding triose-phosphate isomerase — MRKKIVAGNWKMNKTPAEAIKLVEELKPLVDTSEVDVVFCPPFVCLPAVLDAVKGTNIAVGAQNMYYEESGAYTGEVAPNMLTELGVKYVIIGHSERRAYFAETDETVNKKVLKAIEHNLIPIICVGETLEQREQGITIDLVRLQTKIALKDVPGDKAKNVVIAYEPIWAIGTGKTATSAQAEEVCAAIRQVVGEIYDSSVAEEVRVQYGGSVNAGNAKELFGMGNIDGGLVGGASLKPEFSKIINYND; from the coding sequence ATGCGTAAAAAGATTGTAGCAGGTAATTGGAAAATGAATAAAACTCCTGCAGAAGCGATAAAATTAGTAGAAGAGTTAAAACCACTGGTAGATACTAGCGAGGTGGATGTAGTATTTTGCCCACCATTTGTTTGTCTTCCTGCTGTATTAGATGCAGTTAAAGGAACAAACATTGCCGTAGGTGCTCAGAACATGTATTACGAAGAAAGTGGTGCTTATACTGGAGAAGTTGCCCCTAATATGTTAACAGAACTAGGTGTAAAATATGTAATTATTGGGCACTCTGAAAGAAGAGCTTATTTTGCAGAGACCGATGAAACTGTAAATAAAAAAGTTCTAAAGGCCATAGAACACAATTTAATCCCCATTATTTGTGTGGGAGAAACTCTAGAGCAAAGAGAACAAGGTATTACAATCGATTTGGTCCGCCTCCAAACCAAAATTGCCCTAAAGGACGTTCCAGGAGACAAAGCTAAAAATGTGGTGATTGCCTATGAGCCAATTTGGGCAATAGGGACAGGTAAAACTGCTACATCAGCTCAAGCCGAGGAGGTATGTGCAGCTATTCGCCAGGTAGTAGGCGAAATTTATGATTCTTCTGTTGCAGAGGAAGTTCGTGTTCAGTACGGTGGTAGTGTCAATGCAGGGAATGCAAAAGAACTTTTTGGCATGGGCAACATTGATGGAGGGTTAGTTGGAGGAGCAAGCTTAAAACCTGAGTTTAGCAAAATCATAAATTATAATGACTAA
- a CDS encoding 2,3-bisphosphoglycerate-independent phosphoglycerate mutase, producing MSKKPTVLMVLDGFGLNDRCDGNAICKGNTPVLDSIMKNYPFVQGYASGMDVGLPEGQMGNSEVGHLNIGAGRIVYQELTRITKSIQDRDFFENPELLSAIENCKQYNSALHLFGLLSDGGVHSHNTHLYALLELAKKFNLSKVYVHAFLDGRDTPPASGKDFVQQLQDKMDEIGIGKIATVMGRYYAMDRDNRWERVKLAYDAMVLGEGDKCENAVTAVNLSYDSEIFDEFVLPTVIVSEKDPVAKIKANDSVICFNFRPDRAREITRCFCDEDFQGFERVNGLFPVKYISFTEYDITIKNKSVAFKPTRLTKTFGEYLAEKGLKQLRLAETEKYAHVTFFFNGGVEKPNQGEDRILVPSPKVATYDLQPEMSAVEVTNYLVEAITSKKYDVIIINYANPDMVGHTGIMEAAVKAVETVDTCVGQVLDAILKVDGQMFICADHGNSEQLVDYDNGEPFTAHTTNPVPFILVNAGEGIKLKEGGKLADIVPTLLELMGLEKPEEMTGSSLLIRK from the coding sequence ATGAGTAAGAAACCAACCGTATTAATGGTGCTTGACGGTTTTGGACTAAATGACCGCTGTGATGGTAATGCTATATGTAAAGGAAATACCCCTGTATTAGACAGCATTATGAAAAACTACCCCTTTGTCCAGGGTTATGCCAGTGGGATGGATGTAGGTCTCCCAGAGGGACAAATGGGCAACTCCGAAGTAGGACATCTAAACATTGGAGCAGGTCGAATTGTATATCAAGAACTGACAAGAATCACAAAATCAATCCAAGATAGGGACTTTTTTGAAAATCCTGAATTACTTAGTGCTATAGAAAACTGCAAACAATATAACTCAGCCCTTCACTTATTTGGACTTTTATCTGATGGTGGGGTTCATAGTCATAATACTCACCTATATGCCCTACTTGAATTAGCTAAAAAGTTCAATTTATCTAAAGTATATGTACATGCCTTCCTAGATGGTAGAGATACTCCCCCTGCCTCAGGCAAAGACTTTGTTCAGCAGCTTCAAGATAAAATGGATGAAATAGGTATAGGGAAGATTGCTACCGTTATGGGTAGGTACTATGCAATGGATAGGGATAATCGTTGGGAAAGGGTAAAGCTAGCCTATGATGCTATGGTATTAGGGGAAGGAGATAAATGTGAAAATGCAGTAACTGCCGTAAATTTATCTTATGATAGTGAGATATTTGATGAATTTGTACTGCCTACAGTTATTGTCTCTGAAAAGGACCCAGTTGCGAAAATAAAGGCAAATGACTCCGTTATTTGCTTTAACTTTAGACCTGACAGGGCTAGAGAAATCACAAGATGTTTCTGTGACGAGGATTTCCAAGGGTTTGAAAGAGTAAATGGACTTTTTCCTGTAAAATACATATCATTTACCGAGTATGATATTACAATAAAGAATAAATCTGTAGCATTTAAACCTACAAGACTTACAAAAACTTTTGGTGAATATTTGGCAGAAAAAGGCCTAAAACAGCTTCGTCTTGCGGAAACTGAAAAATATGCCCATGTTACATTCTTTTTCAATGGGGGAGTAGAAAAGCCAAATCAGGGAGAAGACCGTATATTGGTTCCATCCCCCAAGGTTGCAACTTATGATTTGCAACCAGAAATGAGTGCGGTAGAAGTTACAAATTACCTTGTTGAAGCGATTACCTCTAAAAAGTATGATGTCATTATTATAAATTACGCCAATCCCGATATGGTAGGGCATACAGGAATTATGGAAGCTGCAGTTAAAGCTGTAGAAACAGTAGACACCTGTGTAGGGCAAGTTTTAGATGCAATACTTAAAGTGGATGGCCAAATGTTCATATGCGCCGATCATGGTAACTCTGAACAATTGGTTGATTATGACAATGGAGAACCTTTTACAGCCCATACAACAAATCCAGTGCCATTTATTCTAGTGAATGCAGGGGAAGGTATAAAATTAAAAGAGGGTGGGAAACTAGCAGATATTGTACCAACTCTTCTTGAACTGATGGGGCTTGAAAAACCGGAAGAAATGACCGGTTCTTCACTTCTTATTAGGAAATAG
- the eno gene encoding phosphopyruvate hydratase — MKGYLEILDVFAREVLDSRANPTVEVEVIVDAEGRQVLGRAAVPSGASTGAFEAVELRDGGDRYVGKGVQNAVDNVNNIIAEEIIGMNALDQVAIDERMIELDGTPNKAKLGANAILGVSMAVAKAAAEALDMPLYQYLGGFNAKVLPVPMMNILNGGEHADNTVDLQEFMIMPVGAKTFSEALKMCAEIYHNLKKVLHDKGLSTAVGDEGGFAPDLASSEEAIQVIIDAVEKAGYKPGDDIRIAIDAAASELYDEETNKYHFPGESKMKGQEVVRTSEEMVAYYEELANKFPIISLEDGLNEEDWEGWKLLTERLGSRIQLVGDDLFVTNTERLSRGIEEGVANSILIKVNQIGTLTETFNAIQMANRAGMTAVISHRSGETEDATIADIVVAVNAGQIKTGAPCRSDRVAKYNQLLRIEEELDDVAQYLGLDAWFNLN, encoded by the coding sequence ATGAAAGGATACTTAGAAATTTTAGATGTATTTGCAAGGGAAGTACTCGACTCCAGAGCAAATCCTACTGTTGAAGTAGAAGTAATTGTAGATGCAGAAGGCAGACAGGTTTTAGGTCGAGCTGCTGTACCTTCAGGAGCATCTACTGGAGCTTTTGAAGCTGTTGAACTTAGAGATGGTGGAGATAGATATGTTGGTAAAGGAGTTCAAAATGCAGTAGATAATGTAAATAATATTATTGCAGAAGAAATCATAGGAATGAATGCCCTTGACCAAGTTGCAATTGACGAAAGAATGATTGAATTGGATGGTACACCTAATAAAGCTAAGTTAGGAGCTAATGCAATTCTCGGGGTATCTATGGCTGTAGCAAAGGCAGCTGCTGAGGCTCTAGATATGCCATTATATCAATACCTCGGAGGATTTAATGCCAAGGTACTTCCTGTACCTATGATGAATATCCTAAATGGAGGGGAACATGCGGATAATACTGTGGACCTTCAGGAGTTCATGATTATGCCTGTTGGTGCTAAGACATTTTCTGAAGCACTAAAAATGTGCGCCGAAATCTATCATAATCTTAAAAAAGTACTACACGATAAAGGATTGTCTACTGCAGTAGGCGACGAGGGAGGATTTGCCCCCGATTTAGCATCTTCAGAAGAAGCAATCCAAGTAATTATTGATGCAGTGGAAAAGGCAGGATATAAGCCTGGGGATGATATCCGTATAGCTATTGATGCAGCAGCCTCCGAATTGTATGACGAAGAAACAAATAAGTATCATTTCCCTGGGGAAAGTAAAATGAAGGGGCAAGAAGTGGTGAGGACTTCTGAAGAAATGGTTGCTTACTACGAAGAACTAGCAAATAAATTCCCAATTATCTCCCTAGAAGACGGATTAAACGAAGAAGATTGGGAAGGCTGGAAGCTATTAACTGAGAGGCTTGGAAGTAGAATCCAATTAGTTGGAGACGACTTGTTTGTAACAAATACCGAAAGATTATCAAGGGGTATCGAAGAAGGGGTTGCAAATTCTATTCTTATTAAGGTAAATCAAATTGGTACTCTAACAGAAACCTTTAATGCCATCCAAATGGCAAATAGAGCAGGGATGACTGCCGTGATTTCCCATAGATCAGGGGAAACAGAGGATGCAACCATTGCGGATATTGTTGTAGCTGTGAATGCAGGACAAATTAAAACAGGAGCACCTTGCCGCTCTGACCGTGTTGCAAAATACAATCAATTACTTCGTATTGAAGAAGAGTTAGATGATGTGGCTCAATATTTAGGATTGGATGCATGGTTTAATCTTAATTAG
- the secG gene encoding preprotein translocase subunit SecG, producing MDILTIIISVVYVILALGLITVVLLQEGKSAGLGSIGGAAETYWGKNKAHSLEGAFEKYTKIGAGLFIILALVLNVLIK from the coding sequence GTGGACATACTTACTATTATTATATCAGTTGTATATGTAATATTGGCTTTAGGACTTATCACGGTTGTACTACTTCAAGAGGGAAAATCAGCGGGGCTTGGTTCTATTGGTGGAGCAGCAGAAACCTACTGGGGTAAAAATAAAGCTCATTCTTTAGAAGGTGCTTTTGAAAAGTATACGAAAATTGGGGCGGGGCTTTTTATTATATTGGCTCTTGTACTTAATGTATTGATTAAATAA